Genomic DNA from Streptomyces sp. NBC_01571:
GGGGGCCGGTCCCTCGTCGGTGAGACGGTCGTAGAGCCAGCCGCAGGCCCGGGCCTCCTCGGTGAACCGTTCGAAGACCTCGCGCCGTCCCCGCTCGTGGACGCCCACCACCCACTCCCCGTCACGTTCCTCGAGGAAGTAGCGGTCCGCCGCACGGTGGTCGCCGGGGCAGTCCGGGATCTCGTAGTACGCGGAGGGGACCCCGGCCGCCCGTAGGGCCTGGCACAGCTCGAACCGGTCCATGGCGCCAGTCTTTCATCAGGGCTGAAGCCGGGCCCGACATGTCCGGGCCCGGCTTCAGCGGGATCGTGCGCGATTGCGGGAGGGCGGGACTACTTGATGACGCGCACCAGGGTGCCGTTGCGCACCAGGTCCCCCACCGTGGTACGCGGGATGCCGGGACAGAACTGACTCGACGTCACGTACTGGGTGCCGAGGCCCGGCTGCTCGAACCCGGGGGCGGTCTTTCCCGCACACACCGTCACGTCCTTGGCCACCTTGTACACGTGGTAGTCGTACGGGTAGCGCGGATCCATGGTGTTGAGGCTCGACGGCGGGATCGACCGCTTCCCGTACTTGGTGCCCGCCGGGGCGAGGAACCGGCCCGCCTCGGCGCCGAACCGGTCCACCTTCAGGCCCGCGTGGAGCACGAGAGGAGCGGCGAGCACCGTCTGGTTCCTGTGCGTGTAACCGTCGTCCGGCGGGTAACGCCAGTCGCCCTGGCCCGAGTCGGCGGAGGGGTCCCACCACCGGTTCAGGAACCGCACGGCGGTGAGGCCGCCGAGCCGGTCGTACCGGTGGAGGATGTGCCCCAGCGCTCCCT
This window encodes:
- a CDS encoding TNT domain-containing protein — protein: MGGLAGSLVLGASVSSSAAPADRDSGRPGAAAHAWPVKPAPGVARSSALPKATVGGPVQPWVCRGLVPAPIAPALRPYFFCGDWRLGPKWLPTQGALGHILHRYDRLGGLTAVRFLNRWWDPSADSGQGDWRYPPDDGYTHRNQTVLAAPLVLHAGLKVDRFGAEAGRFLAPAGTKYGKRSIPPSSLNTMDPRYPYDYHVYKVAKDVTVCAGKTAPGFEQPGLGTQYVTSSQFCPGIPRTTVGDLVRNGTLVRVIK